The proteins below are encoded in one region of Glandiceps talaboti chromosome 17, keGlaTala1.1, whole genome shotgun sequence:
- the LOC144448456 gene encoding toll-like receptor 2, which yields MDKIAALGLTFHHQYPVELFEYHVCVTSCEKDQHFICDIILPRLEQNWGLKVYYNERDIVGGISPLTNISRGIFHSKITLIVLSQNFIESSWSIYEFGLAFNRKYKENRDSLVILQLGELVEIPIELETLVGSSKYIDFSKGVREDGWLKLQTALQGRIGKESTVA from the exons ATGGATAAGATAGCAGCCCTAGGATTAACGTTTCATCACCAAT ATCCTGTGGAATTGTTCGAGTACCATGTGTGTGTTACGTCATGCGAGAAGGACCAACACTTCATTTGTGACATTATACTCCCTCGACTTGAGCAAAACTGGGGATTGAAAGTTTATTACAATGAACGTGATATCGTTGGAGGAATTAGTCCCCTTACTAACATATCTAGGGGAATATTCCACAGCAAGATTACGTTGATTGTTTTGTCACAGAATTTCATTGAGAGTTCATGGTCAATATATGAGTTCGGGTTGGCTTTCAACAGAAAGTACAAAGAGAATAGAGACAGTCTAGTTATCTTGCAGTTAGGTGAACTGGTAGAGATCCCAATTGAGTTGGAGACGTTGGTGGGGAGCAGCAAATATATTGATTTCAGTAAAGGGGTCCGAGAAGATGGGTGGCTAAAACTGCAAACTGCATTACAGGGAAGGATTGGCAAAGAATCTACTGTTGCCTAA